The following proteins are co-located in the Pyxicephalus adspersus chromosome Z, UCB_Pads_2.0, whole genome shotgun sequence genome:
- the SURF2 gene encoding surfeit locus protein 2, translating to MEELTEDVREFLGEHPELQPVPGNKVRFTLAGHELPCRLLDLQNFTAGKKYKRLMKVSFDCSKYEPHIVPSTKNEGQLFCKLTLRHITKSLEDIERHINGKRYQRALLKYEECQKLGVEYVPTCLRNRNKQHKVGNERQPAKKEPWEPDDSSGEDSDSGDSMSDLYPAHMFTKKNTDNGENGDIESDSDEEMEVEESVNNSQTKRSQKQAGPSRKKLKSHHKKSKNVRKAAKK from the exons ATGGAGGAGCTAACGGAGGATGTGCGAGAGTTTCTTGGTGAACATCCCGAGTTGCAGCCCGTCCCGGGAAACAAG GTCCGTTTCACCTTGGCGGGACATGAGCTGCCCTGTAGACTCCTGGACCTGCAGAACTTTACTGCTGGGAAGAAATACAAGAGGCTGATGAAAGTGTCATTTGATTGCAGCAAATATGAACCTCATATTGTCCCCAGCACCAAGAATGA GGGGCAGCTGTTCTGTAAGCTGACACTCCGGCACATCACAAAGAGCTTGGAAGATATTGAAAGACACATAAATGGAAAGCGTTACCAGCGAGCTCTGCTTAAAT atgAGGAATGCCAGAAGCTGGGGGTGGAGTATGTGCCTACCTGTCTTCGGAACAGGAACAAGCAACATAAAGTTGGGAATGAGAGACAACCTGCAAAGAAAGAACCATGGGAGCCAGATGATAGCAGTGGTGAGGACAGTGATTCTGGGGACAGTATGAGCGACCTTTACCCGG CACACATgttcacaaagaaaaacacagataatGGAGAAAATGGTGACATTGAATCAGACAGTGATGAAGAGATGGAAGTGGAAGAGAGTGTAAATAACAGCCAAACAAAACGGTCACAG AAGCAGGCAGGACCCTCACGCAAGAAATTAAAAAGTCACCATAAGAAATCTAAAAATGTCAGGAAGGCTGCAAAAAAGTGA